A genomic stretch from Algoriphagus halophilus includes:
- a CDS encoding DUF2911 domain-containing protein codes for MKIQYLIWVSAIATLLFTSCDPKSSESIEKSALSDSDPESEEVENRPSPLEVKDGTVAGKAFKVHYGSPAVKGRVLWGDLVPYNVVWRTGANEATYVELSEDMTVEGELLKAGKYSLFTIPKENTSWTIIFNSEWDLEHGHFQYDEDNDVLRVEVDPIWEENSQERLSIDLENPGLVIRWEKLKLPITIQ; via the coding sequence ATGAAAATACAATACTTAATTTGGGTATCAGCTATTGCTACCCTTCTATTTACTTCATGTGATCCGAAATCCTCTGAGTCTATTGAAAAGTCTGCTTTGTCCGATTCGGACCCTGAATCAGAGGAAGTAGAGAATAGACCCAGTCCACTTGAAGTGAAAGATGGGACGGTAGCTGGAAAAGCATTTAAGGTGCATTATGGTTCCCCTGCCGTCAAAGGACGCGTTTTATGGGGAGATTTGGTTCCTTATAATGTAGTTTGGCGAACTGGGGCCAACGAGGCTACCTATGTAGAGTTGAGTGAGGATATGACCGTGGAAGGGGAGTTGTTGAAAGCAGGGAAATATTCACTTTTTACAATTCCGAAAGAAAACACTTCCTGGACCATTATTTTTAATTCTGAGTGGGATTTGGAACATGGCCATTTTCAGTATGATGAGGATAATGATGTCTTAAGAGTGGAAGTTGACCCCATTTGGGAAGAAAATTCTCAAGAGCGTTTATCTATTGATTTAGAAAATCCGGGATTAGTGATCCGTTGGGAAAAATTAAAGCTTCCAATAACCATTCAATAA
- a CDS encoding endonuclease/exonuclease/phosphatase family protein: MKYLSGIIFCLSLTLFLSVYVSPEYFPYVGLLPFFIPIIWLVNLFLFFIFLLSWKKWAWFHLAALLIGYKFALITLQLHPKNEDSQGLKVLSYNAHKFDFKRDAEGKIDQNVFTWLNEHPADIKVFQEFYQDYTSASRNAIKLLGKDNGFYSFYHPVDGNPEKRSIGLAIFSRYPIIHEGKVFDKNGTNGAIFADVLVDSDTIRIYNAHLESMRIDSDGLENLEGVKENYRQTLGKLHRGSLERSKQLAVLVEHLKNSPHPIILMGDLNEIPYSYTYFKLGENLDNAFEKAGRGFGFTYNKVLFFLRIDHIFSSPNLKAIEFKTHREVDYSDHYPISATFSTGTSSD, from the coding sequence ATGAAATACCTCTCAGGAATCATCTTTTGCCTTTCACTGACTTTATTTTTAAGTGTATATGTTTCCCCCGAATATTTTCCCTACGTAGGCTTACTACCTTTCTTTATTCCTATCATTTGGTTGGTCAACCTATTCTTATTTTTCATCTTTCTTTTATCATGGAAAAAATGGGCTTGGTTTCATCTTGCAGCCCTATTGATTGGCTACAAATTCGCCCTGATTACTCTTCAGCTCCATCCGAAAAATGAAGATTCCCAAGGACTTAAAGTGCTTTCCTATAATGCCCATAAATTTGACTTTAAAAGGGATGCTGAAGGCAAAATAGATCAAAATGTTTTCACTTGGTTGAATGAACATCCAGCGGACATCAAGGTTTTTCAGGAATTTTACCAGGATTATACCTCTGCTTCCAGAAATGCAATAAAGCTGCTGGGCAAAGACAATGGTTTTTATTCCTTCTACCACCCGGTGGATGGAAACCCTGAAAAACGGTCCATTGGCTTGGCGATTTTCAGTAGATACCCGATCATCCATGAAGGAAAAGTCTTTGACAAAAATGGAACAAACGGGGCAATTTTTGCCGATGTTTTGGTGGATAGCGATACGATCAGGATATATAATGCACATTTGGAATCCATGAGAATCGATTCGGATGGTTTGGAAAATCTGGAAGGGGTAAAAGAAAACTACCGACAAACGCTGGGAAAACTTCATAGAGGTAGCCTGGAACGGAGCAAGCAACTAGCTGTATTGGTGGAACATTTAAAAAACAGCCCCCACCCGATTATCTTAATGGGTGATTTGAATGAAATCCCCTATTCCTATACGTATTTTAAACTTGGGGAGAATTTGGACAATGCATTTGAAAAAGCGGGCAGAGGCTTTGGGTTCACTTATAATAAAGTTTTGTTCTTTTTACGAATAGATCACATCTTTTCCTCTCCTAATCTAAAAGCCATCGAGTTTAAAACACATCGGGAGGTGGATTATTCAGATCATTACCCAATATCCGCTACCTTCTCAACCGGAACCTCATCGGATTAA